From the genome of Paraburkholderia sp. BL10I2N1:
ACCGCTTCTTCATAGTTGAAGGCCCGCACGGGTGTCGTGTCCTTGCCGTACGGCAGACGGCCCAGTACACGCGGCATCGTGAGACCAACGTAGCGCGCATCGTCGGTGTCGCGGAAGCTCTTCCACTTGATGTACTCGGCGCGGTCGAAGTAGTTGCCGATATCCTGAATAGCCGCCACTTCTTCCATCGACTGCTTGCCGAAGAATGCCGCGCCCACCGAGCCGATGAACGGCATGTGTGCGGCTGCCGCCACCTTCGAGATATTACGCAGCAGTGCGATATCCATCGGCGAGTTCGCGAATTCGAAGTCGCTGATCATGGCGCTGATCGGCTGGCCACCCGGCGTGTCGTATTCCTCGATGTACGTGAGGCGATACAGGCCGCTCTGGATCAGCTCCGGCGTATCCTCGAAATCGCGCTGCAGCGCGTCCTTCGACACGTCAAGCACTTCGATGCGCGCGTTGCGACGGAAGTCGGTGCGCGAGACGAGCATCTTGAGGCCACGCCAGCGGCCTTCGAGCGCCTGGAATTCCGGCGTGTGCATCACGGCGTCGAGCTGACGACCGATCTGCCGGTCAAGCTGGCCGATATGGAAATCGAGCAGCGACTTGTCAAGGCGGTCGACCGTCTGGCTCGATTTCGACACAAGCTCGAGGAACGCGCTCATGCCGCGCGCAATGCGCTCGTCGGCCGATGCCTCGGCGAGCATGTCGCTGTCGCGAAACGCTTCGAGCGGGCGCGCCTGGGCGATGGGCTTCAGGTTGATCTTGTCGCACAGCGAGGCATAGACGCTGTCGTGTTCGAGGACAACAGTTTCTGTTGCGCCCGGGCTGGATTGATTCTGGTTCATTGTTCGTCCTGTCTGCGTTTGTGGCGCAACCTGGTTGCGAAAGGCGGTGAAGGCCGTCTTGGGCCGTCGGCGCTCAGGCATGCCCTTCCGGTTGCGTAGCGGCCGTGGCGATCTGCCCCAGTTCGCCGCGCAGCTTGTCAGACAGCCGCTTGTCCTTCAGAATCTTCTCGAACTCGCGACGGAAGGTACCGTTGTCGAGCAGGTTCGATTTCAGGTCGCGCAGCAGGTGACGCATCGCGAGCAGCGCCTGAAGTTCCGGAATCTGGCGCGCGACCTGCTCCGGCTCGAAATCCTTCATCGAACGAAACGACAGGTTCACCGGCAGTTCGGTGCCGTCGCTGGCCAGCGTATTTTCGGCCGCAAACTTCAGGTCCGGTGCATAGTCGGCCAGCACGGCATCGAAGTTGTTCTTGTCGATATTGACTTTCTTGCGCTCGGCCAGTGGCGCGTGCTCACGGCCCGCGCTGAAGTCACCCGCGACGAGCAGCTTGAGCGGCAGTTCGACCTTCTTCTGTGCCCCTCCCGTATGAAGGTCTAGCGTAATTGATACGCGACTTTTCGGGATTTCTCGCTGAAAACTGTCCATTAAGACTCCTTATGAAGTGACGTTCGCGATCCCCCGCTGAATTCGCCCGCAGCGATAGGGTATCTGGTGTGACGCTCCTTCGATCATCAGTTGCAACCGCAACTACATAACCATGCTGACTGCACCCCATTGTGCGGTCTCCATTCATGCGGCTTGGTTTACCGCAGCGTATTAGAACGGATTATCGCCAAGGCGTCAAAGAGAATTCGCGACGGAATTACAAATCGGATCGATATTAATAAGATAAGGCATCAATTTTTCACAATGTTTGAATTTTTATGAACGTGAATCTACTCGTGCCTCGAAGTGCGCGTGACGTCCAACGCTGCTGATTTTTGGGTATATTCTTGGCTTCCACCAAGACCCAGTTAGGTTTACTAACGCACTTTCTCTGTAATGCCGCGCGCATATTAATGGTAAAAACGTTAATTGGATTTAACAAATCTTATTTCCATAAAAATATATGCATGGGGTATACAGATATCCGATATCGCGTTTAGAATCCGCCGATTGAAAGCAGTACAAAATGCGCAGACGACCAACACATGCGAATCGACAAACCACTCTGGCACGACGGCCTCATCCTCTCGCAGCAGCACTTCCAGCAACAGGACCGGTGGACGGAATTTGCCCTGCAGCAGCTCGTTGCCGCGGCTTTTGCCGACCCATGGGGAACGCTCCGGGTCGAAGTCGACGAGGAAGCACTCGCGACGGGACGGCTGAAACTTACCCGCCTCAAGGGGCCGTTTCCCCGACGGCACGCCTTTCGACACGACGGTGGCTGACGCGCTCCCGGGAGTGCGTGACCTCGGCCAGGGCATTCCCGCCGACCGCCAAAGCGTTGTCGTGTTCGCCGCGCTTGCACTCCTGGATGCCAACGGCAACAACTGCCGCCTTGATGAGACCTCACTCGCGCGTCCGCGGCGTTCGTATCGTGAATTTGCGAAGGTCATGGACCTGAACGGCACGAATGAGGTTGAAATTGCGACAGAGCGTCACGCGATCCGGCTGCTCTTCGATTTTGAGCCGCATGCCGATGACACGGTATGCGCCATCGCACGGCTCACGCGCGCGACCAACGGCCAGTTCCAGGTCGATCACCGGTTCGTGCCCCCCTGCCTGACGCTCGCCAGTCACCCGCTCCATATCGAGCGGATCAACCGCCTTGCAGACATTCTGCAGGCAAAAAGTCTCGCACTGGGCTCGCGCCGCAGCGAGCGCATCGAGCAGGTCGCGGAATACGGTGTCGCCGATGCCCAGCTCTTCTGGCTGCTGCACTGCATTCACGCGGCGTGGCCGCATCTGCGGCTTTATGCCTCGCATCCGGCCCGCCCGCCTGAGCACCTATATATCACGCTCGCCGAACTCGCCAGTGCACTGATGACGTTCTCCACCGGGGCCCGGCTCATTGATATCCCGGCATATGACCATGCAACGGGCTGACGAGGTATTCGCGAAAGCTCGAGTCGAAGATCCGCCGAAACTGCTGGATGCGATCATTCCGTCGCGTGTAGTGTCGATCGGCCCTCACGCGCAAAGGCCCGACAACCTGGACGGGCCCAGTTTCTTGACGAGCGCATCACCGCAGGGGCCGCGGGACTGGTACCTCTCGGTCAATGCGCCGATGCCGGTATTCGAACTCGTCGAACAGTTCCCGCGATTGTGCAAGATCGGTGCACCCGAATGATGTCGAGCACATCATCAATTCGGCACTGCTGGGTATTCCGCTCAATGCCGTGCAACGGGTGCCCGGCGCCATTCCGGTGCGACTGGACAATCAGTACTTCGCACTCGACTCCACGAGTACTGTGCACGCGAAGATGCTCGCTTGCCCCGGGCCTGTCCAGGTCTACCTCCCCGGCATCCGTGCCCCGACGCCACCCCTCGAACTGTATGCGGTGCTGCGCTCATGACAATCCTGACTTCCCGCCATTCCGGCGATAGTGGGCCAGCCCTGATGGGTAGCGCGCCGGCCGCCGACCGCGTCAGCAGTGCTGGAATACGCGATCTGCTGCGAGACACGGCACTGCTTGTCACGTCACTCGCGCCGGGTGGAACGGTAACGGACGCCGCGGCG
Proteins encoded in this window:
- the tssB gene encoding type VI secretion system contractile sheath small subunit, with protein sequence MDSFQREIPKSRVSITLDLHTGGAQKKVELPLKLLVAGDFSAGREHAPLAERKKVNIDKNNFDAVLADYAPDLKFAAENTLASDGTELPVNLSFRSMKDFEPEQVARQIPELQALLAMRHLLRDLKSNLLDNGTFRREFEKILKDKRLSDKLRGELGQIATAATQPEGHA
- the tssK gene encoding type VI secretion system baseplate subunit TssK, with the protein product MRIDKPLWHDGLILSQQHFQQQDRWTEFALQQLVAAAFADPWGTLRVEVDEEALATGRLKLTRLKGPFPRRHAFRHDGG
- the tssK gene encoding type VI secretion system baseplate subunit TssK: MADALPGVRDLGQGIPADRQSVVVFAALALLDANGNNCRLDETSLARPRRSYREFAKVMDLNGTNEVEIATERHAIRLLFDFEPHADDTVCAIARLTRATNGQFQVDHRFVPPCLTLASHPLHIERINRLADILQAKSLALGSRRSERIEQVAEYGVADAQLFWLLHCIHAAWPHLRLYASHPARPPEHLYITLAELASALMTFSTGARLIDIPAYDHATG
- the tssK gene encoding type VI secretion system baseplate subunit TssK; translation: MQRADEVFAKARVEDPPKLLDAIIPSRVVSIGPHAQRPDNLDGPSFLTSASPQGPRDWYLSVNAPMPVFELVEQFPRLCKIGAPE
- the tssK gene encoding type VI secretion system baseplate subunit TssK; the protein is MHPNDVEHIINSALLGIPLNAVQRVPGAIPVRLDNQYFALDSTSTVHAKMLACPGPVQVYLPGIRAPTPPLELYAVLRS